The genome window GGAGCTTTCGATAATGTAAGTTATGCTGGGCGCAGATCATTTAGAATACCCTTAGACAAAGAGCTATTTTGTGAAAGTAGTACACAGACAAAACATAAATACTCTGATGGTAGTCATCTTCGTTCACATGGTTAACAGAAATTTACGATACAATCATAAGGTGCAAAAGCAATTTATACAGGACTAATGTTTAGAAATTTTATAGTCTGGCCTACACGAAGCTTTTAGCTAAAAATGCGGAAGTCCTGTTATGGATAGAAGGGCTTTAGGGTATAGAAAATTTTCTGGTGCAAACCATCTTAAAACAAAGATAATCAAGATGTTAGAAAGAGAATATGGTGTTATGGATAAAGTATTCTTTGGTCGGAAAAACTAAAATAACTACTATCTGTGAATATAATATGATCCATAATGTCTATATTCAGCAGCTTCCCAGCATTTACAATGCGATGCGTTAGTTGAATGTCAGCATTACTTGGAGAATGGTCACCAGAGGGGTGGTTATGAGCCAGTATAATACCCGTAGCCTGGTGCTCCAGTACTAATCTAAATATTGAACTCGGGTCTACAATTGTTGCAGTAATTCCTCCGCTACTAATCTTGACTTTTTTGATCAAATAGTTAGACCTATTTAATAACAATATCCAGGCTTCTTCTATGAGCTTGTCTGTTAGATCTGGTCGAAGTAGCGCATATGCTTTAGCAGAAGAGTCAACTAGTTCTTTTTTGCTATTGGTTTCATAAGCTCGCCTCCGTGTAAGCTCCATAGCACATACAATTGTAATGGCTTTTGCTACACCAACCCCTCTAAAGCGTTGTAATTCTTGTACAGAACGTTTAGCCAGTTCTTGAAGGCTATTTCCATTAGCTTTTAAAATATGTTGAGCAAGTGCGATAACACTCATATCACGAGTACCGGATCCTATAAGGACGGCTAATAATTCAGCGTCACTTAAAGAAACAGTTCCCTTCTTCAACAGTTTTTCTCTAGGTCTATCTTCGTTTGCTAAGTCTTTTATTCTAAGTGTCGCTCTTGATACGTCCTTATTTTGTGACATACAAATCTCTACGCTAACTAGGAAGCTGTTGCAGTTAATCGATTTACATATTTGGCAAGTTTAGCTTTATTATTTGCTCCCTTATTTTTATGAATTATGTTTTTAGATGCAAGCTTATCAATCATAGAAAAAACGGTAGGCAATAACGTTTCTGCAGCAGTTTTGTCTGTAAGTTTTTTAACTTTTTTGATAAAAGTTCTACATGTCTTTAACTGATAACGATTGCGCACATATTTTGTGTGATTGGATCTTATTCGTTTTTCAGCTGATTTATGATTTGCCATATGTATGTATTGAAATTACTATTTATCTTAGCACAAGATAGCACTTTTTTACATAAAATTCAATTATATGCTTAGATGGATATCCCCAATCGAATGCCAGGGATTTCTTTATAACGAAAAGTTATACCTACAAAAAATGATTTTGTAAGCATACATTGTAAATGTACAGAAAAAACGCCACGATCCTCTATAAATTTCGAAAATTCTGATGACGTTTCTGCATAATCATCATCCAAATAACTAGATCTAGGAGCAGGTTTTTTTACATTAATAAAATGACAACCTATTTGCAATTGAGATAAAAATCGTCCATAACGTATTTCATGCCCTAGAAATGGTATAAACTCCATACCTCCTGGAACAGTAGTATCAGCCAGAATGGCTTTTTTATGTAGATTGTAGCCTAACTCTAATGTGCAAACCATTGCGTTAATATGATTGATAGAAAAGCTTAATGAGGAAGATGTTCTAAAAATGGGATAGTATTTTTTCTCCAGTATATGGCATTTGCTGCTATAACTTATACTACAGTCCACTCTACTTCCTTGTCTTTTTTTATCGTTAATTGGTGGAATATCTTTCCTTAAAAAGGGATCTGGATTAACTATATACCGCATGCCTATGCCTATAGTAGGAGCAAATACCAATTTTATACGGTTATCCTCTTCCAGTTTTAATCGAATACTTTTTGTATTTAGGGTTGCTTTTATCTTGGGATAGTGTTGGGTATTTGGTACCCACCAGGCTAATAATAACCCAAATCCGAAGTTCATTTGAAAATATCTAGAAAACTGCCAATGGTAGGTCATTTCTTCAGTTCCTAAAAAAATATTTTGAGGTTTACTACCCATCTTTTGCAATATGCTTCCTCTAACCACCCCAAAAGTTACTCTATTACCCCATGTACTTGCTAATGGATTAGATTGATAAAACTCTACATAAGCTGAAAATCCGTATACTTTTGGAAATCTAAAGTGCCTCCATTCTTTTTTTAAAGCATATGGAAAACATAAAGACAGTCCAATCCTCGGGTATGTTTCTAAATTTTTTGCACAAAAATCATTAACATATAACATGTCTATGTCAAGTGTAGTAGGTACTACAAAAAATGGTGGACACGGATCACCTTTTCCCTTCTTATCAGCACAATTGATTAGTTCCTTATTATTGTAATGTCTGATGCCAGAACGTATTTGTATAGAAAATGGATAGAAATGCCAATCAGAATCACCCATAGTAATACCTTTTGACCCTTCTATATGTGGACCTTGATCTGCCTTGACATTACTTGGACAAAAGATTATAGAAGAGACAAGTGAGAAAAAAAAGATGCTACAATAGTACAGTTTTGTTAAGTCCAAAATATTATCGTATTAAAGTAAACAGGTATAAACACCAGCAATTCCGTTCTAGAAAAATTTTAGGCACAACACCTACCCTGGTTGCATAAGTTGCTATTACATAACTGGCATAAAAGATATAGAAAAATACAATGCTATTTTATACGTTTGTCAAAAAAAATTAAATAATGGACTTATACAACAGGTCTATTAAATTTAAAAATAAAAAAATAAATTGGAGCTCCCCCAGGTCATCTATCCAGCAGTGACATCATTTGTAGGTGTTGGCTTAAATATATAATGATATAAATCATTGATAATAAACATGTTTTGTTATTCTTAATAAGAAACGGTTAATTGTTTCAAACAAATACGTTCTAGGAAACTGTCTTACATGTATACCCATGTAAATGGAGTAAACATATCCAATAAAAAAATAAAGTAATCATTTTCAATACAAAAACAATGGGGCTGTTTAAAAAGCTTAGCATCATATATGTAAACCACCATATTTTATATTAAAAAGAATATGAAGATAATTTCATAAAAGATAGTATATTTAGTTTTAGGCTATATAAATAGGGATTTATACGCATTAGAAGTCCATAATTTTGCCCTGTTGTTAATTATATATAGCTATAATGACTATTGTAAATTGGTTTTAATTTTGTAGTCGACTTATAGCATAGTATAAGATTAGTTATTAATTTATTTTGTATATCATGAACCGATTTGAAGAAATAAAAGATTTGATTCTTTCTCTAGAAGATGAATTTTATAAATTCTATGAAAAAAATAATAAAACGGCTGGAACACGGGTACGTAAAGGCATGCAAGAACTCAAAAAAATAGCACAAGAAGTTCGTCAGAATGTTTTAGAGTTTAAAGCAACTAACGAAAGTCCTAAACCGAAAAGTTAACTTTTAAAAATTGTTTCTTAGTATCTATTCATGTGAATGGATACTAAGCATGTTTTTCATTGCTTAATAGGCATGTTATCTTTTTCTTAAACTGATTTCCTCTATCTTCAAAATTCTTAAATAAATCAAAGCTAGCACATGCAGGAGATAGAAGTATTACTTCTCCTGGCAATGCCATAGATAAGGCAAGGTCTACAGCTGATGACATGTTATTGGTTTCTTGCATAGGCAGTCCTAGTGGATAAAAAGCTTGCATAATAGTAGCATTGTCTTTTCCCAAACAAATAATTGCTTTTACTTTTTCCCTTATAATTGGTAGCAGTACTGTATAATCATTTCCTTTGTCTTTACCTCCTACAATCCAAATGATTGGACAATTAAAACTAAGTAATGCAACCTGAACGGATGCAATATTTGTAGCTTTTGAGTCATTATAGCAGTTTACATTTTGTGGTGCACCACACCATTCTATGCGATGTGGTAATCCATAAAAACTAGGTAATGCACTGGTAATAACGTCTAAGGGAACTCCCACCAGCATTGCTATAGTGACGGCAGCCATCGTGTTGTACCGATTATGTGGGCCAGGTAAATGTATTAGATTGTGGTTAATGGAAAAAGCATGTTCTTTAAACTTAAAGTAGCATGCCTCGTTGTTGCTGTATATAGCAGGTAGGAATTGCATTTCAGTAAAAATAGAAATAGGATATAATCTTGAGGAAGTGTTAAGCTCATACAAGTATTGGTTAATAATGGGATCATCTGCATTATAAATAAAATGATCTGCACTACTCATATTGCGCAATATATTCAGTTTTGCTCTTGCATAGGCAGCTATAGAATGACTGTATCTGTCTAAATGATCAGATGTAATATTTAATAGACAAGCAATATCTGCTTTAAAGTTGTTTATACCGTCTAGTTGAAAGCTGGATAGCTCTAGTATATAGTAATCGTAACTATTTTCCGCTATGCACCTAGCAAAGCT of Cardinium endosymbiont of Culicoides punctatus contains these proteins:
- the radC gene encoding RadC family protein, with protein sequence MSQNKDVSRATLRIKDLANEDRPREKLLKKGTVSLSDAELLAVLIGSGTRDMSVIALAQHILKANGNSLQELAKRSVQELQRFRGVGVAKAITIVCAMELTRRRAYETNSKKELVDSSAKAYALLRPDLTDKLIEEAWILLLNRSNYLIKKVKISSGGITATIVDPSSIFRLVLEHQATGIILAHNHPSGDHSPSNADIQLTHRIVNAGKLLNIDIMDHIIFTDSSYFSFSDQRILYP
- the rpsT gene encoding 30S ribosomal protein S20 codes for the protein MANHKSAEKRIRSNHTKYVRNRYQLKTCRTFIKKVKKLTDKTAAETLLPTVFSMIDKLASKNIIHKNKGANNKAKLAKYVNRLTATAS
- a CDS encoding histone H1; protein product: MNRFEEIKDLILSLEDEFYKFYEKNNKTAGTRVRKGMQELKKIAQEVRQNVLEFKATNESPKPKS
- the murD gene encoding UDP-N-acetylmuramoyl-L-alanine--D-glutamate ligase produces the protein MTLVILGGGESGIGAALLAKKLGLDVFVSDANIIATQYKHFLITHNIPFEEGGHSEEKVLCSQEVIKSPGIPNDIAIVELLLKSGIPIIDEIEFAARYGKGKIIAITGSNGKSTTTYLTYHLLKEAGFHVAIAGNMGYSFARCIAENSYDYYILELSSFQLDGINNFKADIACLLNITSDHLDRYSHSIAAYARAKLNILRNMSSADHFIYNADDPIINQYLYELNTSSRLYPISIFTEMQFLPAIYSNNEACYFKFKEHAFSINHNLIHLPGPHNRYNTMAAVTIAMLVGVPLDVITSALPSFYGLPHRIEWCGAPQNVNCYNDSKATNIASVQVALLSFNCPIIWIVGGKDKGNDYTVLLPIIREKVKAIICLGKDNATIMQAFYPLGLPMQETNNMSSAVDLALSMALPGEVILLSPACASFDLFKNFEDRGNQFKKKITCLLSNEKHA